The following proteins are co-located in the Leucoraja erinacea ecotype New England chromosome 4, Leri_hhj_1, whole genome shotgun sequence genome:
- the LOC129696732 gene encoding cytochrome c oxidase subunit 6C-1, translating to MSASAIAKPAMRGLLAKRLRFHLAVAFTMAFSVAGLFKFFVSDSRKNAYADFYKKYDAVKDFEAMRDAGIFESVKPKKAR from the exons ATGTCTGCCTCTGCGATTGCCAAACCTGCCATGAGAGGCCTGCTGGCCAAGCGTCTGCGGTTTCATTTGGCTGTTGCTTTCACTATGGCATTTTCAGTAGCTGGACTCTTCAAG TTTTTCGTAAGTGATTCCAGGAAGAACGCCTATGCTGACTTCTACAAGAAATATGATGCCGTGAAGGACTTTGAAGCCATGAGGGATGCTGGTATATTTGAAAGTGTGAAACCAAAGAAAGCACGCTAA